In one Deinococcus sedimenti genomic region, the following are encoded:
- a CDS encoding TlpA disulfide reductase family protein → MAKRLAGWRRWLPPVISAVLVTALIAALLRPGRSGIAGSPLLDKPAPASTLRSLDGVKVELASLQGRPVVVNFWASWCLPCRDEAPLLRSLSETQSDRGLAVLGISFQEPELQNARAFIREYALAYPSLIDPGARTAINYGVSGVPETFFIDRQGIVRSADRGGLTPARLSEGLSRIGIKWP, encoded by the coding sequence GTGGCTAAACGGCTGGCCGGTTGGCGCCGCTGGCTGCCGCCAGTGATATCGGCCGTGCTGGTGACCGCCCTGATTGCCGCCCTCCTGCGCCCCGGCCGCTCAGGCATAGCTGGAAGCCCCCTGCTGGACAAACCTGCCCCCGCCTCTACCCTGCGCAGCCTGGACGGCGTGAAAGTTGAGCTGGCCAGCCTGCAGGGACGTCCCGTGGTCGTGAACTTCTGGGCCTCCTGGTGCCTGCCCTGCCGCGACGAAGCGCCGCTGCTGCGCTCACTGAGCGAGACCCAGAGTGACCGGGGCCTTGCGGTCCTGGGCATCTCGTTTCAGGAGCCGGAGTTGCAAAATGCCCGGGCCTTTATCCGGGAATACGCCCTGGCCTACCCCAGTTTGATCGATCCGGGCGCCCGCACGGCCATCAATTACGGGGTTAGTGGCGTTCCGGAAACGTTTTTCATTGATCGGCAGGGCATCGTCCGCAGTGCAGACCGGGGTGGGCTCACCCCAGCCCGGCTGAGTGAAGGCCTGAGCCGCATCGGGATCAAGTGGCCATGA
- a CDS encoding cytochrome c-type biogenesis protein: MPVATALTPAQDAQARQIGGNLRCPTCTGLPITESGDALSIQMRREVRDQVKASQSERDIYGLMVARYGSATLLKPPKQGLNLVVWATPLLALGAGAVHFWRTFRFQQTRREPGTATDPYLAQVRQETGSRKSGDS; this comes from the coding sequence CTGCCGGTTGCGACCGCCCTCACGCCTGCACAGGACGCGCAGGCACGTCAGATCGGGGGCAATTTGCGCTGTCCAACGTGCACCGGCCTGCCCATCACCGAGAGCGGCGACGCCTTGAGCATTCAGATGCGGCGCGAGGTACGCGATCAGGTCAAAGCGAGCCAGAGTGAGCGCGATATTTATGGTCTGATGGTGGCCCGATATGGCAGCGCCACACTGCTGAAACCACCGAAGCAGGGGCTGAATCTGGTGGTTTGGGCCACGCCGCTCCTGGCCCTGGGGGCAGGGGCCGTGCACTTCTGGCGCACCTTTCGCTTCCAGCAGACGAGGCGGGAGCCAGGCACGGCAACCGACCCGTATCTCGCTCAGGTGCGTCAGGAGACAGGGTCAAGAAAGAGCGGCGACTCCTGA
- a CDS encoding DUF2171 domain-containing protein gives MTEQDQIREHMPVVCADGQPHGQVDRVDGEYIKLTKDESGQHHWLPLSAVDHVDEHVHLNLSHVQVHQQWLSEDPHPEHRE, from the coding sequence ATGACTGAACAAGATCAGATCAGAGAGCACATGCCCGTTGTCTGCGCCGATGGCCAGCCCCACGGCCAGGTGGACCGTGTGGACGGCGAGTACATCAAGCTCACCAAGGACGAGTCCGGCCAGCATCACTGGCTCCCGCTGAGCGCGGTGGATCACGTGGATGAGCATGTCCACCTCAACCTGAGCCACGTCCAGGTGCATCAGCAGTGGCTGAGTGAAGACCCCCATCCCGAGCACCGGGAGTAA
- a CDS encoding heavy metal translocating P-type ATPase, with product MTPSSSRNDHSDHLTYFVEGMDCASCVQTVERMVATLPGTSDVKTSFTKQTLTLHLDEGQTPRGLLEKNLKSLGYVPALLGSAAPAGSQLHNHPDGEHAGHTHEVAPAGTPWYRTGQGRLVVVSGALLALAWLLGFLQPSLSTAGYIAATLLGVWPLAKKALASARLGDPFSINMLVSLAAIGAVAIGEAAEGAVVVFFFAVGELLEGVAAGRARAGIQALAALAPKTALLLDGAQPREVPADALQVGQTVQVNPGARVPADGTILTGTSSLDDSPVTGESVPVVKGPGDAVYAGSINTDGTLQLRVDKAAADNTIARIIHMVEEAEGSKAPTARFIDRFSRYYTPVVVLVSALVALVPPLFFGGLWHDWLYKGISLLLIGCPCALVLSVPASITSAISAGTRRGLLIKGGGALETIGSVRTIAFDKTGTLTAGRPRVTDIVGDQVGRAEVLRLAAAVESGSSHPLAKAITAAAQQEGVTIPAAQGAQALPGKGASATVEGRALSVSSPRHAAELAPLSPALLSTITAFEEQGRTAVVLLEGATPLGVLAIRDEPRPDARAALARLKDLGIQTVMLTGDNTRTGQAIGRDLGLDVQAELLPEDKLRLIASYKAQGGVAMVGDGINDAPALAQSDVGIAMGGGTDVALETADAALLRERVSGVADLVALSRATMGNIKVNIAFALGLKAIFLVTTLLGYTNLWMAILADTGATALVTANALRLLRWKGQDAPTTPAPHTDAAVPA from the coding sequence ATGACCCCCTCCTCCAGCCGGAACGATCATTCGGACCATCTGACCTACTTTGTCGAGGGTATGGACTGCGCCAGTTGCGTGCAGACGGTCGAGCGCATGGTGGCCACACTGCCCGGCACCAGTGACGTGAAGACCAGCTTTACCAAGCAGACCCTGACCTTGCACCTGGATGAAGGGCAGACGCCCAGGGGCCTGCTGGAGAAGAACCTCAAATCGCTGGGCTACGTGCCCGCCCTGCTCGGGTCAGCCGCGCCGGCCGGTTCTCAGCTCCACAATCACCCTGACGGCGAGCATGCTGGCCACACTCATGAGGTCGCGCCCGCAGGTACACCGTGGTACCGCACGGGTCAGGGCCGGCTGGTCGTGGTGTCCGGCGCGCTGCTGGCGCTGGCCTGGCTGCTGGGCTTCCTGCAGCCGTCGTTGTCGACTGCCGGCTACATCGCCGCCACCCTGCTCGGCGTCTGGCCGCTGGCGAAGAAAGCGCTTGCCAGTGCGCGCCTGGGTGATCCATTCAGCATCAACATGCTGGTCAGCCTGGCGGCGATTGGCGCCGTGGCCATCGGGGAGGCCGCTGAGGGCGCCGTGGTGGTCTTTTTCTTCGCAGTCGGCGAACTGCTCGAAGGCGTGGCTGCTGGACGGGCCCGCGCCGGCATTCAGGCCCTCGCGGCCCTGGCTCCGAAAACGGCCCTGCTGCTGGACGGCGCGCAGCCCCGGGAAGTCCCGGCCGACGCCTTGCAGGTTGGTCAGACGGTGCAGGTCAACCCGGGCGCGCGCGTGCCGGCCGACGGCACCATCCTGACCGGCACCTCCAGTCTGGATGACAGCCCAGTGACTGGCGAAAGTGTGCCGGTGGTGAAAGGCCCCGGCGACGCGGTCTATGCCGGCAGCATCAACACCGACGGCACCCTACAGCTCCGGGTGGACAAGGCGGCGGCCGACAACACCATCGCGCGCATCATCCACATGGTGGAAGAAGCCGAGGGGAGCAAAGCCCCCACCGCGCGCTTCATTGACCGCTTCAGCCGGTACTACACCCCTGTGGTGGTCCTGGTCTCTGCCCTGGTCGCTCTGGTCCCGCCGCTGTTCTTCGGTGGACTCTGGCATGACTGGCTCTACAAGGGCATCAGCCTGCTGCTGATCGGCTGCCCCTGTGCGCTGGTGCTGAGCGTACCCGCGTCCATCACCAGCGCCATCAGCGCTGGGACCCGGCGCGGCCTGCTCATCAAGGGCGGCGGCGCGCTGGAGACCATCGGTTCGGTGAGGACCATCGCCTTTGACAAAACGGGCACACTGACCGCCGGCCGGCCCCGGGTCACTGACATTGTGGGCGACCAGGTGGGCCGGGCCGAGGTCCTGCGCCTGGCGGCGGCGGTGGAGTCCGGCAGCAGTCACCCGCTGGCCAAGGCCATCACCGCAGCCGCGCAGCAGGAGGGCGTGACCATCCCCGCCGCTCAGGGCGCGCAGGCCCTGCCGGGCAAAGGGGCGAGCGCCACGGTGGAGGGGCGCGCCCTGAGCGTGAGTTCCCCCCGTCACGCGGCAGAACTCGCCCCCCTGAGTCCGGCGCTCCTCAGCACCATCACCGCCTTCGAGGAACAGGGCCGCACCGCCGTCGTGCTGCTGGAAGGTGCCACGCCTCTGGGCGTTCTGGCCATCCGCGACGAACCCCGCCCCGACGCCCGCGCCGCGCTGGCCCGCCTGAAGGACCTGGGCATTCAAACAGTGATGCTCACCGGCGACAACACCCGCACCGGGCAGGCCATCGGCCGGGACCTGGGGCTGGACGTGCAGGCCGAGTTGCTGCCCGAAGACAAACTGCGCCTCATCGCCAGTTACAAAGCGCAGGGCGGCGTGGCGATGGTCGGGGACGGCATCAACGACGCGCCCGCCCTGGCCCAGAGTGATGTGGGCATCGCCATGGGGGGCGGCACCGACGTGGCCCTGGAAACCGCCGACGCGGCCCTCTTACGTGAGCGGGTCTCGGGTGTGGCCGACCTGGTGGCCCTGTCGCGCGCCACCATGGGCAACATCAAGGTCAATATTGCCTTCGCCCTGGGCCTCAAGGCCATTTTCCTCGTCACCACCCTGCTCGGCTACACCAACCTCTGGATGGCCATTCTGGCCGACACCGGCGCCACTGCCCTGGTCACCGCCAACGCCCTGCGGCTGCTGCGCTGGAAAGGCCAGGACGCCCCGACCACTCCCGCTCCCCACACGGACGCTGCGGTGCCCGCGTGA
- a CDS encoding glutaredoxin family protein: MTAAKAPITLYTVPNCPDCHAVARLLSRCGAAYTERDLRQDPGALAALRQVTDVRVAPVTVVGEQVFFGTVDQQRPGLLAALKGTA, encoded by the coding sequence GTGACGGCCGCAAAGGCGCCCATCACCCTCTACACCGTGCCCAACTGCCCGGACTGCCACGCCGTCGCGCGGCTGCTCAGCCGCTGCGGCGCCGCGTACACCGAACGAGATCTGCGCCAGGACCCAGGCGCCCTGGCGGCGCTGCGCCAGGTCACCGACGTGCGGGTCGCCCCCGTCACCGTGGTGGGCGAGCAGGTCTTTTTCGGCACGGTGGACCAGCAGCGCCCGGGCCTGCTCGCCGCGCTCAAGGGCACCGCATGA